The DNA region TCCGAGCAGCAGACAGCCAAGCAATATCCAGCGTGTATTGGGATCGGACAAAATGGCTACTATCCAGTTCCACATGGACTACACCTGACCTTTCTCCGTCCGGCTTCCGATCATCGCAATCCGGCCTCCGTACGTCTCTTGCAATGTTTCCGGTACAAACACTTCACTCGTCGGTCCACCTGCAACCAGCCGTCCATTGAGCAGCAGCACATGGTCAAAATATTCCTCTACTGTCGCCAGATCATGGTGAACAACCAGTACGGTCTTTCCTTGCTTCTTCAACTGTTCCAAAAGTGAAATGATGGCTTTTTCCGTTGTGGCATCCACACCTGCAAACGGCTCATCCATGAAATACAGATCGGCATCCTGTACCAGTGCCCGTGCCAGAAAGACACGCTGCTGCTGTCCGCCGGACAGCTGGCTGATCTGGCGATGCATATAATCTCCCATTCCCACTTGCTCCAGGCAGTGTGCGGCCAGATCCCGTTCTTTTTTGCCTGGACGACGGAACCAGCCCAGATGCCCATAACGGCCCATCATGACAACATCAAGCGCATGAGTCGGGAAATCCCAATCGACAGATTCCCGCTGAGGGACATAGCCAATTCGACGCCGTTGTTCACGGTAGGATTGACCGAAAATTCGGACCTCGCCGTGCATTTTAGGCACCAGCCCCAGAACCGCTTTGATCAGGGTCGATTTCCCGGCTCCATTGGGACCGAGTATACCGATCAGCTGGCCTTCAGGAATATCAAAGGACACCCCGCTAAGTACCGGCTTTTTATGATAGGCCACCGCCAGATCCCGA from Paenibacillus sp. JNUCC-31 includes:
- a CDS encoding metal ABC transporter ATP-binding protein; its protein translation is MSDATLFERSNTHTNPNQLQGTQPTSAPLSVRDLAVAYHKKPVLSGVSFDIPEGQLIGILGPNGAGKSTLIKAVLGLVPKMHGEVRIFGQSYREQRRRIGYVPQRESVDWDFPTHALDVVMMGRYGHLGWFRRPGKKERDLAAHCLEQVGMGDYMHRQISQLSGGQQQRVFLARALVQDADLYFMDEPFAGVDATTEKAIISLLEQLKKQGKTVLVVHHDLATVEEYFDHVLLLNGRLVAGGPTSEVFVPETLQETYGGRIAMIGSRTEKGQV